One genomic window of Eptesicus fuscus isolate TK198812 chromosome 6, DD_ASM_mEF_20220401, whole genome shotgun sequence includes the following:
- the LOC103304948 gene encoding zinc finger protein 670-like: MDSVAFEDVNIEFTMEEWAFLNPTQKKLYADVMLETFWNLASVACILEEKGEDHDTEDKYEYHGMNLSSHTVERVCTRKDGIRCRENFSQIPSHNEKRETPTEIKQPKVTLCRQIFMLYLSLNNHLSSHIGPNLYLCQEYDENPYEDTMECILGRNPKNASNVRKPIVIPVPY; this comes from the exons ATG GACTCGGTGGCCTTTGAGGATGTTAATATTGAGTTCACCATGGAGGAGTGGGCTTTCCTGAATCCCACCCAGAAGAAACTCTACGCAGATGTGATGCTGGAAACCTTCTGGAACCTGGCATCAGTAG CatgtattttagaagaaaaaggtGAAGACCATGACACTGAAGATAAGTATGAATATCATGGGATGAATCTTAG CAGTCATACGGTAGAGAGAGTCTGTACCAGGAAGGATGGTATTCGATGCAGAGAAAACTTCAGCCAGATTCCAAGTCATAATGAAAAGAGGGAAACTCCCACTGAAATAAAGCAACCTAAAGTCACCTTGTGTAGGCAAATATTCATGCTTTACTTATCCTTGAATAATCACCTGAGCTCTCATATTGGACCCAACCTATACCTGTGTCAAGAATATGACGAAAACCCTTATGAAG ATACCATGGAATGCATACTTGGAAGAAACCCTAAAAATGCAAGCAATGTGAGAAAGCCAATTGTCATTCCAGTTCCTTATTAA